One segment of Panicum virgatum strain AP13 chromosome 1K, P.virgatum_v5, whole genome shotgun sequence DNA contains the following:
- the LOC120700500 gene encoding alpha-terpineol synthase, chloroplastic-like isoform X5: MVERADEVKQDVAKIVASSVAWDLHHRLQLIDALERLCLHHLFEDDINAALTQIRTVNLTDCDLHTVAMWFYLLRKHGHRVSPDVFVRFKDQEGSFLAKNPVELLSLYNAAHLGTHGEIILDEAVVFTRTHLEAILPSLEGSLAHEIKSALEIPLPRRVRIYESKYYISTFEKELTVHKSVLQLAKLNSNIMQLHHQQELEIITRWWKDMEIESKLPFARDRVVECYFWILGVYFEPCHSRGRIILTMVIAIATIFDDMFDSYGTMEECELLTNCMERWDTKFADGLPKCMKHALGKILDSYGTIDHQLASEEKYRMPYLKDFTIDLVRGYNTEVKMREEGYIPRTVNEHLQVSQRTGACHLLACASFVGMDDIATKDSFDWVSTMPEIVKALCIILRLLDDLQTYEREKLTPHVASTIKSYMKEHSVSIEIARKKIEDLKEHTWKDFNHEWLNPDNAVPRQLLERIFNLTRTMEFMYNLDDNFTHCQNLKDTIHSLFVEPYAISF; encoded by the exons ATGGTAGAACGAGCAGATGAAGTGAAGCAAGACGTGGCAAAAATAGTAGCAAGTTCAGTTGCTTGGGACCTTCATCATAGGCTACAACTTATCGATGCGCTGGAGCGTCTGTGCTTGCATCATTTGTTCGAAGATGACATTAATGCTGCACTGACTCAAATTAGGACAGTTAATCTTACTGACTGTGATCTTCACACGGTAGCTATGTGGTTTTATCTGCTTCGTAAGCACGGACACAGAGTTTCACCAG ATGTGTTTGTGAGGTTCAAAGATCAAGAGGGGAGCTttcttgcgaaaaatccagtgGAGCTATTGAGTCTGTATAATGCTGCACACCTCGGAACACATGGAGAGATAATACTAGATGAAGCCGTAGTATTTACCAGAACTCATTTAGAAGCAATATTACCCTCTCTGGAAGGATCATTAGCACATGAAATCAAATCTGCACTTGAGATTCCCCTCCCAAGAAGGGTCCGAATTTATGAGTCAAAGTATTATATATCCACATTTGAGAAAGAACTTACAGTGCATAAGTCAGTACTGCAACTTGCAAAGTTAAACTCTAATATTATGCAGTTGCATCATCAGCAGGAATTGGAAATCATTACAAG ATGGTGGAAGGATATGGAGATTGAATCAAAGCTTCCATTTGCACGAGATAGAGTCGTTGAGTGCTATTTTTGGATATTAGGAGTATATTTCGAACCATGCCATTCACGAGGTCGAATTATATTGACAATGGTGATTGCTATAGCCACCATATTTGATGATATGTTTGATTCCTATGGAACTATGGAAGAGTGCGAGCTACTCACCAACTGCATGGAAAG ATGGGATACAAAATTTGCTGATGGTCTCCCAAAGTGCATGAAGCATGCGCTTGGAAAAATTTTGGATAGCTATGGAACCATAGACCATCAGCTAGCATCGGAGGAGAAATATCGCATGCCCTATCTGAAAGACTTT ACAATCGATCTGGTTAGAGGCTACAACACCGAGGTAAAAATGCGTGAAGAAGGATATATTCCAAGAACCGTCAATGAGCACCTACAGGTTTCGCAAAGGACCGGGGCATGTCACCTGTTGGCATGCGCTTCCTTTGTTGGAATGGACGACATAGCAACGAAGGACTCTTTTGATTGGGTTTCTACCATGCCTGAAATTGTAAAGGCACTTTGCATAATTTTGAGACTATTGGATGATCTACAGACATATGAG CGAGAAAAATTGACTCCTCATGTTGCTTCAACCATCAAAAGCTACATGAAAGAGCACAGTGTCTCAATTGAAATTGCACGCAAGAAGATAGAGGACTTGAAAGAGCATACATGGAAAGATTTTAACCATGAGTGGTTGAACCCTGATAATGCAGTGCCCAGGCAGCTACTGGAGAGGATATTCAACTTGACTAGGACGATGGAGTTCATGTACAACCTGGATGATAATTTCACCCACTGTCAGAACCTCAAGGATACCATCCACTCGTTGTTTGTGGAGCCCTATGCAATCTCCTTCTAG
- the LOC120700500 gene encoding alpha-terpineol synthase, chloroplastic-like isoform X3: MVEQQTWMVERADEVKQDVAKIVASSVAWDLHHRLQLIDALERLCLHHLFEDDINAALTQIRTVNLTDCDLHTVAMWFYLLRKHGHRVSPDVFVRFKDQEGSFLAKNPVELLSLYNAAHLGTHGEIILDEAVVFTRTHLEAILPSLEGSLAHEIKSALEIPLPRRVRIYESKYYISTFEKELTVHKSVLQLAKLNSNIMQLHHQQELEIITRWWKDMEIESKLPFARDRVVECYFWILGVYFEPCHSRGRIILTMVIAIATIFDDMFDSYGTMEECELLTNCMERWDTKFADGLPKCMKHALGKILDSYGTIDHQLASEEKYRMPYLKDFTIDLVRGYNTEVKMREEGYIPRTVNEHLQVSQRTGACHLLACASFVGMDDIATKDSFDWVSTMPEIVKALCIILRLLDDLQTYEREKLTPHVASTIKSYMKEHSVSIEIARKKIEDLKEHTWKDFNHEWLNPDNAVPRQLLERIFNLTRTMEFMYNLDDNFTHCQNLKDTIHSLFVEPYAISF, from the exons CAGACGTGGATGGTAGAACGAGCAGATGAAGTGAAGCAAGACGTGGCAAAAATAGTAGCAAGTTCAGTTGCTTGGGACCTTCATCATAGGCTACAACTTATCGATGCGCTGGAGCGTCTGTGCTTGCATCATTTGTTCGAAGATGACATTAATGCTGCACTGACTCAAATTAGGACAGTTAATCTTACTGACTGTGATCTTCACACGGTAGCTATGTGGTTTTATCTGCTTCGTAAGCACGGACACAGAGTTTCACCAG ATGTGTTTGTGAGGTTCAAAGATCAAGAGGGGAGCTttcttgcgaaaaatccagtgGAGCTATTGAGTCTGTATAATGCTGCACACCTCGGAACACATGGAGAGATAATACTAGATGAAGCCGTAGTATTTACCAGAACTCATTTAGAAGCAATATTACCCTCTCTGGAAGGATCATTAGCACATGAAATCAAATCTGCACTTGAGATTCCCCTCCCAAGAAGGGTCCGAATTTATGAGTCAAAGTATTATATATCCACATTTGAGAAAGAACTTACAGTGCATAAGTCAGTACTGCAACTTGCAAAGTTAAACTCTAATATTATGCAGTTGCATCATCAGCAGGAATTGGAAATCATTACAAG ATGGTGGAAGGATATGGAGATTGAATCAAAGCTTCCATTTGCACGAGATAGAGTCGTTGAGTGCTATTTTTGGATATTAGGAGTATATTTCGAACCATGCCATTCACGAGGTCGAATTATATTGACAATGGTGATTGCTATAGCCACCATATTTGATGATATGTTTGATTCCTATGGAACTATGGAAGAGTGCGAGCTACTCACCAACTGCATGGAAAG ATGGGATACAAAATTTGCTGATGGTCTCCCAAAGTGCATGAAGCATGCGCTTGGAAAAATTTTGGATAGCTATGGAACCATAGACCATCAGCTAGCATCGGAGGAGAAATATCGCATGCCCTATCTGAAAGACTTT ACAATCGATCTGGTTAGAGGCTACAACACCGAGGTAAAAATGCGTGAAGAAGGATATATTCCAAGAACCGTCAATGAGCACCTACAGGTTTCGCAAAGGACCGGGGCATGTCACCTGTTGGCATGCGCTTCCTTTGTTGGAATGGACGACATAGCAACGAAGGACTCTTTTGATTGGGTTTCTACCATGCCTGAAATTGTAAAGGCACTTTGCATAATTTTGAGACTATTGGATGATCTACAGACATATGAG CGAGAAAAATTGACTCCTCATGTTGCTTCAACCATCAAAAGCTACATGAAAGAGCACAGTGTCTCAATTGAAATTGCACGCAAGAAGATAGAGGACTTGAAAGAGCATACATGGAAAGATTTTAACCATGAGTGGTTGAACCCTGATAATGCAGTGCCCAGGCAGCTACTGGAGAGGATATTCAACTTGACTAGGACGATGGAGTTCATGTACAACCTGGATGATAATTTCACCCACTGTCAGAACCTCAAGGATACCATCCACTCGTTGTTTGTGGAGCCCTATGCAATCTCCTTCTAG
- the LOC120700500 gene encoding alpha-terpineol synthase, chloroplastic-like isoform X4, which yields MVEQTWMVERADEVKQDVAKIVASSVAWDLHHRLQLIDALERLCLHHLFEDDINAALTQIRTVNLTDCDLHTVAMWFYLLRKHGHRVSPDVFVRFKDQEGSFLAKNPVELLSLYNAAHLGTHGEIILDEAVVFTRTHLEAILPSLEGSLAHEIKSALEIPLPRRVRIYESKYYISTFEKELTVHKSVLQLAKLNSNIMQLHHQQELEIITRWWKDMEIESKLPFARDRVVECYFWILGVYFEPCHSRGRIILTMVIAIATIFDDMFDSYGTMEECELLTNCMERWDTKFADGLPKCMKHALGKILDSYGTIDHQLASEEKYRMPYLKDFTIDLVRGYNTEVKMREEGYIPRTVNEHLQVSQRTGACHLLACASFVGMDDIATKDSFDWVSTMPEIVKALCIILRLLDDLQTYEREKLTPHVASTIKSYMKEHSVSIEIARKKIEDLKEHTWKDFNHEWLNPDNAVPRQLLERIFNLTRTMEFMYNLDDNFTHCQNLKDTIHSLFVEPYAISF from the exons ACGTGGATGGTAGAACGAGCAGATGAAGTGAAGCAAGACGTGGCAAAAATAGTAGCAAGTTCAGTTGCTTGGGACCTTCATCATAGGCTACAACTTATCGATGCGCTGGAGCGTCTGTGCTTGCATCATTTGTTCGAAGATGACATTAATGCTGCACTGACTCAAATTAGGACAGTTAATCTTACTGACTGTGATCTTCACACGGTAGCTATGTGGTTTTATCTGCTTCGTAAGCACGGACACAGAGTTTCACCAG ATGTGTTTGTGAGGTTCAAAGATCAAGAGGGGAGCTttcttgcgaaaaatccagtgGAGCTATTGAGTCTGTATAATGCTGCACACCTCGGAACACATGGAGAGATAATACTAGATGAAGCCGTAGTATTTACCAGAACTCATTTAGAAGCAATATTACCCTCTCTGGAAGGATCATTAGCACATGAAATCAAATCTGCACTTGAGATTCCCCTCCCAAGAAGGGTCCGAATTTATGAGTCAAAGTATTATATATCCACATTTGAGAAAGAACTTACAGTGCATAAGTCAGTACTGCAACTTGCAAAGTTAAACTCTAATATTATGCAGTTGCATCATCAGCAGGAATTGGAAATCATTACAAG ATGGTGGAAGGATATGGAGATTGAATCAAAGCTTCCATTTGCACGAGATAGAGTCGTTGAGTGCTATTTTTGGATATTAGGAGTATATTTCGAACCATGCCATTCACGAGGTCGAATTATATTGACAATGGTGATTGCTATAGCCACCATATTTGATGATATGTTTGATTCCTATGGAACTATGGAAGAGTGCGAGCTACTCACCAACTGCATGGAAAG ATGGGATACAAAATTTGCTGATGGTCTCCCAAAGTGCATGAAGCATGCGCTTGGAAAAATTTTGGATAGCTATGGAACCATAGACCATCAGCTAGCATCGGAGGAGAAATATCGCATGCCCTATCTGAAAGACTTT ACAATCGATCTGGTTAGAGGCTACAACACCGAGGTAAAAATGCGTGAAGAAGGATATATTCCAAGAACCGTCAATGAGCACCTACAGGTTTCGCAAAGGACCGGGGCATGTCACCTGTTGGCATGCGCTTCCTTTGTTGGAATGGACGACATAGCAACGAAGGACTCTTTTGATTGGGTTTCTACCATGCCTGAAATTGTAAAGGCACTTTGCATAATTTTGAGACTATTGGATGATCTACAGACATATGAG CGAGAAAAATTGACTCCTCATGTTGCTTCAACCATCAAAAGCTACATGAAAGAGCACAGTGTCTCAATTGAAATTGCACGCAAGAAGATAGAGGACTTGAAAGAGCATACATGGAAAGATTTTAACCATGAGTGGTTGAACCCTGATAATGCAGTGCCCAGGCAGCTACTGGAGAGGATATTCAACTTGACTAGGACGATGGAGTTCATGTACAACCTGGATGATAATTTCACCCACTGTCAGAACCTCAAGGATACCATCCACTCGTTGTTTGTGGAGCCCTATGCAATCTCCTTCTAG